In the genome of Cryptomeria japonica chromosome 8, Sugi_1.0, whole genome shotgun sequence, one region contains:
- the LOC131857595 gene encoding uncharacterized protein LOC131857595 produces the protein MVGENLCMRRTLVKVPTIKEPPQRKYLFRTTCKAQGKECKVVVDSSSIDNLVAVEMVEKLKLKRIPHPMPYKVSWLNKGQQVLVNEKYWVELNIGPYEDKILCDIIPMDVCHILLGRPWQYDREVQHDGKKNAFVIKKGGVSYTLTPLKEHESEIHEGPSVMAVKEKEFMKNLEEEECGYVIVGKPISEAIDNDIKEVPKVVQTLLDKYEGIVVKELLNSLPPIHDVTHHIDLIPDASLPNKATYKMTPQQNEEIKK, from the coding sequence ATGGTAGGGGAAAACTTATGCATGAGGAGGACATTGGTCAAGGTCCCAACCATCAAGGAACCACCACAAAGAAAATATCTGTTTAGAACCACATGTAAGGCACAAGGAAAGGAATGTAAGGTGGTAGTTGATTCTAGTTCCATCGATAATTTAGTTGCAGTAGAGATGGTAGAAAAGTTAAAATTAAAGAGGATCCCTCACCCCATGCCATATAAGGTGTCTTGGCTAAATAAGGGTCAACAAGTACTTGTCAATGAGAAGTATTGGGTAGAGTTAAATATTGGTCCTTAtgaggataaaattttgtgtgacatcATTCCCATGGATGTGTGCCACATCCTACTTGGTaggccttggcagtatgatagggaAGTCCAACATGATGGAAAGAAGAATGCATTTGTCATCAAGAAGGGGGGAGTATCTTATACCCTTACCCCACTAAAGGAACATGAGAGTGAAATCCATGAAGGACCCAGTGTAATGGCAGTGAAGGAGAAGGAGTTCATGAAGAACCTAGAAGAAGAGGAGTGTGGATACGTCATTGTGGGGAAACCAATCTCAGAAGCAATAGATAATGACATCAAGGAAGTCCCTAAAGTGGTGCAGACCTTACTTGATAAGTATGAAGGTATAGTAGTGAAGGAATTACTTAATTCCTTGCCTCCCATTCATGATGTGACTCATCATATTGACCTAATCCCTGATGCAAGTCTTCCCAACAAGGCGACATACAAaatgacacctcaacaaaatgaggagataaaGAAGTAG